In Prevotella sp. oral taxon 475, one DNA window encodes the following:
- a CDS encoding DUF3408 domain-containing protein → MKKMKASREEIDQSIKEAFNMNRQESNERTERKSLTYYLGDTEDEAEEQPQAKSPSKEIDCREVIASEPSEPTLHTENATVQRRISAKMRRGTLEAYKQAFLVPTKLNDRKAVYLSRATQERADFVVRRLGDRGSNLSSFVENIVRLHLEEYGEDIEKWRKL, encoded by the coding sequence ATGAAAAAGATGAAAGCAAGCAGAGAGGAGATAGACCAATCCATAAAAGAAGCGTTCAACATGAACAGACAGGAAAGTAATGAAAGAACAGAAAGGAAAAGTCTTACATACTACTTGGGAGATACAGAAGATGAGGCGGAAGAACAACCACAGGCAAAATCTCCATCAAAGGAAATAGATTGCCGAGAAGTAATAGCTTCCGAGCCATCCGAACCTACACTGCACACAGAGAATGCAACCGTTCAACGGCGTATCAGTGCCAAGATGAGACGGGGAACGCTCGAAGCCTACAAACAGGCGTTCCTTGTTCCGACCAAATTGAACGACCGAAAGGCGGTTTATCTGAGCAGGGCTACGCAGGAGCGTGCCGACTTCGTCGTCCGCAGGTTGGGTGACAGGGGCAGCAACCTCTCAAGTTTCGTGGAGAACATCGTGCGCCTCCATCTGGAGGAGTACGGTGAGGACATAGAGAAATGGAGAAAGCTATAA
- a CDS encoding toprim domain-containing protein, which produces MKEEDLSFIKRYPIVAYLERKGNKPVRRTPTYALYRSPLRDETHPSFKVDTEKNLWIDYAEGRGGSIIDLCMRLENCTLSEAICRLGQTTSFDTACNNVVLSKEKAYSSNGSIRLPKEEMANGARRLIDVSDILPSHLQEYLTKVRCINLEKALPFLKSISYEVRGRRYEAIGFANLSGGYELRDDKTFKGTIAPKDITPIFEDKAQPVCLFEGFMDFLSFLSMKEEVNNCCLVMNSVSNIGRSIRYLNNHQVSSIRTFLDNDDAGRRATQELIKAGFKVEDISRYYKDLKDLNEYHVSCVREQQKKLEKTPKTSNKPKQVKLKIR; this is translated from the coding sequence ATGAAAGAAGAAGATTTATCATTCATCAAGCGATACCCCATTGTGGCGTATCTCGAAAGGAAAGGCAACAAGCCTGTACGCAGAACACCGACCTATGCGCTGTACCGCTCACCGCTCAGGGATGAAACACATCCGAGTTTCAAGGTGGACACAGAGAAGAACCTTTGGATAGACTATGCCGAAGGCAGGGGCGGAAGCATCATCGACCTCTGTATGCGATTGGAGAACTGCACGCTCTCGGAAGCCATCTGTCGTTTGGGGCAGACCACTTCCTTTGATACAGCGTGCAACAATGTCGTACTCTCAAAAGAGAAGGCATACAGCAGCAATGGTAGTATCAGACTACCAAAAGAGGAAATGGCAAACGGGGCGAGGAGACTGATAGATGTATCAGACATCTTACCGTCACATTTACAGGAGTATCTTACAAAGGTGCGCTGCATCAACTTGGAAAAAGCATTGCCCTTTCTCAAATCCATCAGCTATGAGGTAAGAGGAAGAAGATACGAAGCCATCGGCTTTGCCAACCTCTCCGGCGGCTATGAACTTCGGGACGACAAGACGTTCAAAGGAACGATTGCCCCAAAGGACATCACTCCGATATTTGAGGACAAAGCGCAGCCCGTCTGTCTGTTCGAGGGATTTATGGACTTTCTCTCTTTCCTTTCAATGAAAGAAGAAGTGAATAACTGCTGCCTTGTGATGAACTCTGTGAGCAACATAGGAAGAAGTATCCGCTACCTGAACAACCATCAAGTATCTTCTATCCGTACTTTCCTTGATAACGACGACGCAGGGCGGAGAGCAACACAGGAGCTGATAAAGGCAGGTTTTAAGGTAGAAGATATATCCCGATATTACAAAGACCTCAAAGACCTCAACGAGTATCATGTCAGCTGTGTTCGTGAGCAACAGAAAAAGTTGGAGAAAACACCCAAAACAAGCAATAAACCCAAACAAGTCAAACTTAAAATACGATAG